In Acinetobacter pittii, one genomic interval encodes:
- the catA gene encoding catechol 1,2-dioxygenase — protein MNRQQIDALVKQMNVDTAKGEVDARVQQIVVRLLGDLFQAIEDLDIQPSEVWKGLEYFTDAGQANELGLLAAGLGLEHYLDLRADEADAKAGVTGGTPRTIEGPLYVAGAPESVGFARMDDGTETGKIDTLIIEGKVTDTDGNIIENAKVEVWHANSLGNYSFFDKSQSDFNLRRSILTDADGKYVALTTMPVGYGCPPEGTTQALLNKLGRHGNRPSHVHYFVSAPGYRKLTTQFNIEGDEYLWDDFAFATRDGLVATAVDVTDPAEIQRRGLDHAFKHITFNIELVKDVAAAPSTEVERRRASA, from the coding sequence ATGAACCGTCAACAAATTGATGCGCTTGTAAAACAAATGAATGTCGACACTGCAAAAGGCGAAGTCGATGCACGTGTTCAACAAATTGTAGTGCGCCTTCTCGGGGATTTATTTCAAGCCATCGAAGACTTAGACATCCAACCTTCAGAAGTATGGAAAGGTTTGGAATATTTTACCGATGCGGGTCAAGCCAATGAACTTGGACTTTTGGCAGCTGGCTTAGGTCTAGAGCACTATCTTGATTTACGTGCAGATGAAGCGGATGCAAAAGCTGGTGTTACGGGTGGCACACCTCGTACCATCGAAGGCCCACTTTACGTAGCGGGTGCACCTGAATCTGTTGGTTTTGCGCGTATGGATGATGGTACTGAAACAGGCAAAATCGATACCTTGATTATTGAAGGTAAGGTAACCGATACTGATGGCAATATTATTGAAAATGCTAAAGTTGAAGTATGGCATGCCAACAGTTTAGGCAACTACTCATTCTTTGATAAGTCTCAATCTGACTTCAACTTACGCCGTAGTATTTTGACTGATGCTGATGGTAAGTATGTGGCATTAACCACTATGCCAGTAGGTTATGGTTGCCCGCCAGAAGGCACAACTCAAGCACTTCTTAACAAGTTAGGCCGTCATGGTAACCGTCCATCTCACGTTCACTACTTCGTTTCTGCACCGGGTTACCGCAAGCTTACAACTCAATTCAACATTGAGGGTGATGAGTACTTATGGGACGACTTTGCTTTCGCAACCCGTGACGGTTTAGTGGCAACAGCAGTTGATGTGACTGACCCAGCTGAAATACAACGCCGTGGTTTAGATCACGCCTTCAAACACATCACATTTAACATCGAACTTGTTAAAGATGTCGCTGCTGCTCCTTCAACTGAAGTTGAACGTCGTCGCGCTAGCGCTTAA
- the catJ gene encoding 3-oxoacid CoA-transferase subunit B → MSYQKLSRDQIAKRVAQDIPDGAYVNLGIGLPTKIASYLPNDKDIFLHSENGLLAFGPPPAAGEEDPELINAGKEFVTMLEGGSFFHHGDSFAMMRGGHLDIAVLGAFQVAANGDLANWHTGAPDAIPAVGGAMDLAVGAKKVFITTDHVTKQGEPKIVAELTYPVTGKRCVDRIYTDLCVIDVTQDGLKVLEKVEGLSFDELQALTGATLIDATQG, encoded by the coding sequence ATGAGCTACCAGAAACTCAGCCGTGACCAGATTGCAAAGCGTGTGGCACAAGATATTCCAGATGGCGCCTATGTAAACCTAGGTATTGGCTTACCGACCAAGATTGCCAGCTACCTACCGAATGACAAAGACATTTTCCTTCATTCTGAAAATGGTTTGTTGGCTTTTGGCCCACCGCCAGCAGCAGGTGAAGAAGACCCTGAACTGATTAATGCGGGTAAAGAGTTTGTGACCATGCTTGAAGGCGGCAGCTTTTTTCATCATGGCGATTCATTTGCGATGATGCGTGGTGGTCATCTTGATATTGCCGTACTTGGCGCCTTTCAGGTTGCAGCCAATGGTGACTTGGCCAATTGGCACACAGGTGCACCGGATGCGATTCCTGCTGTTGGTGGTGCAATGGATTTAGCGGTTGGTGCCAAGAAAGTCTTTATCACGACAGACCATGTAACCAAGCAAGGTGAACCAAAGATTGTCGCTGAGCTCACTTATCCGGTAACAGGCAAACGATGTGTTGACCGTATTTACACTGACCTGTGTGTGATTGACGTGACCCAAGATGGTTTAAAGGTGCTTGAGAAGGTTGAAGGTCTGAGCTTTGATGAGTTACAGGCTTTAACGGGTGCAACTTTGATTGATGCCACTCAAGGGTAA
- the catC gene encoding muconolactone Delta-isomerase — MLFHVRMDVHIPLDMPADKANEIKAVEKAYSQDLQRQGKWRHIWRITGQYSNISIFDVESNEELHNILQGLPLYPYMNIEVMALNRHPSSVRDDDS; from the coding sequence ATGTTATTTCATGTACGTATGGATGTGCATATTCCACTTGATATGCCAGCCGACAAAGCGAATGAAATTAAGGCTGTTGAAAAAGCCTATTCGCAAGACTTACAGCGTCAAGGTAAATGGCGCCACATCTGGCGTATTACAGGCCAATACTCAAACATCAGTATTTTTGATGTTGAGAGCAATGAAGAGTTGCACAACATTTTACAGGGATTACCACTTTATCCTTACATGAACATCGAAGTGATGGCACTTAATCGCCACCCTTCTTCTGTTCGTGATGATGATTCGTAA
- the catI gene encoding 3-oxoacid CoA-transferase subunit A — protein sequence MIDKSKSSLSEALSQIKDGATILIGGFGTAGQPAELIDGLIELGVKDLTIVSNNAGNGDYGLAKLLKAGSVKKVICSFPRQADSYVFDELYRAGKVELEVVPQGNLACRIQAAGMGLGAVFTPTGFGTLLAEGKETRQIDGNDYVLEYPIKADFALIKAYKGDRWGNLVYRKSARNFGPIMAMAADVTIAQVSEVVELGGLDPEHIITPGIFVQHVVQVAPAQ from the coding sequence ATGATTGACAAAAGTAAGTCCTCACTAAGCGAGGCACTATCGCAGATTAAAGATGGTGCAACCATTCTGATTGGTGGTTTTGGTACCGCAGGACAACCCGCTGAACTCATTGACGGACTGATTGAACTGGGTGTTAAAGATTTAACTATTGTCAGCAACAATGCCGGTAACGGTGATTACGGTCTGGCGAAACTGCTTAAAGCCGGTTCAGTTAAAAAAGTGATTTGTTCTTTCCCACGTCAGGCAGACTCTTATGTGTTTGATGAGTTGTACCGTGCCGGAAAAGTCGAGCTTGAAGTCGTGCCGCAAGGCAATCTGGCTTGCCGTATTCAGGCAGCAGGTATGGGACTTGGTGCTGTGTTTACCCCAACAGGCTTTGGAACACTTTTAGCTGAAGGCAAAGAAACCCGCCAGATCGATGGCAACGATTACGTACTTGAATATCCGATCAAGGCGGACTTTGCCTTGATTAAGGCTTACAAGGGCGACCGCTGGGGCAATCTGGTTTACCGTAAATCTGCACGTAACTTTGGCCCGATCATGGCGATGGCTGCTGATGTCACCATTGCTCAGGTGTCTGAAGTTGTAGAGCTCGGTGGATTAGATCCGGAACACATCATCACCCCAGGGATCTTTGTACAGCACGTTGTACAAGTCGCACCCGCACAGTAA
- the pdhR gene encoding FadR/GntR family transcriptional regulator — translation MSKADYKNPIPSKSQHALIVQQLGLKIVSGEISENEKLPSEVDLCEEYKVSRPVFREAIRVLNAKGLTYSRPKIGTVVRPKEEWHLLDPDVLFWLIQTTPEHEFFKTLSTVRRVLEPELAYIAASTANEEDIERIKHAYDGMEKATTVEEFIEPDIQFHLAIAKATHNDLLAYMSKMLVLPLQQSIQVTSLRPNLQGHSLPRHKAILTAIENKDPLSARHASLVQLDDTKMAYDLIKK, via the coding sequence ATGAGTAAAGCTGACTATAAAAATCCTATTCCAAGCAAAAGCCAACATGCATTAATTGTTCAACAATTGGGATTAAAAATTGTTTCTGGTGAAATCTCAGAAAATGAAAAGCTCCCGAGTGAAGTTGATTTATGTGAGGAATATAAAGTCAGCCGCCCTGTCTTTCGCGAAGCAATCCGTGTTTTAAACGCTAAAGGCTTAACTTACTCAAGACCAAAAATCGGAACTGTAGTAAGGCCTAAAGAAGAATGGCATTTGCTCGATCCGGATGTATTGTTTTGGTTGATTCAAACGACGCCTGAACATGAGTTTTTTAAAACCCTTTCTACCGTACGACGCGTTTTGGAACCTGAGCTTGCTTATATTGCGGCAAGTACGGCAAACGAAGAAGATATTGAACGTATTAAACATGCCTATGATGGGATGGAAAAAGCGACAACTGTTGAAGAATTTATAGAGCCAGATATTCAATTTCACTTAGCAATTGCTAAAGCAACGCATAATGACTTGCTGGCTTATATGTCGAAAATGCTGGTTTTACCTTTACAACAATCGATTCAAGTCACCAGTTTACGCCCAAATTTACAAGGCCATTCGTTACCTAGACATAAAGCAATTTTAACTGCAATTGAAAATAAAGACCCGCTTTCTGCTCGCCATGCTTCACTTGTTCAGCTGGACGACACTAAAATGGCTTACGATTTAATTAAAAAATAA
- the pcaF gene encoding 3-oxoadipyl-CoA thiolase, producing the protein MTLKNAYIIDAIRTPFGRYAGGLAPVRADDLGAVPIKALMQRNPNVDWEQVDDVIYGCANQAGEDNRNVGRMSALLAGLPYQVPATTINRLCGSSLDAIAIAARAIKAGEANLVIAGGVESMSRAPYVMGKSDSAFGRNQKIEDTTMGWRFINSKLKELYGVDTMPQTAENVAEQFNVNRADQDQFALVSQQRTASAQAKGFFSKEIVAVEIPQRKGDAVVIDTDEHPRASTTLEGLSKLKPVVKADGTVTAGNASGINDGAAALLIASDEAVQAYNLKPRAKIIASTAVGVEPRIMGFAPAPAIKKLLKQANLTLDQMDVIELNEAFAAQALAVTRDLGLPDDSNKVNPNGGAIALGHPLGASGARLVTTALNQLEQKNGRYALCSMCIGVGQGIALIIERVEAL; encoded by the coding sequence ATGACATTAAAAAACGCTTATATCATCGATGCCATCCGTACACCATTCGGCCGTTATGCCGGTGGCCTTGCTCCTGTCCGTGCCGATGACCTTGGCGCTGTACCGATTAAAGCGCTCATGCAGCGTAACCCAAATGTAGATTGGGAACAGGTCGATGATGTGATCTATGGCTGTGCGAACCAAGCCGGTGAAGATAACCGTAATGTCGGCCGTATGTCAGCACTGCTTGCAGGTCTACCGTATCAGGTGCCTGCAACGACTATTAACCGTCTCTGTGGTTCCTCACTCGATGCGATTGCCATTGCTGCCCGTGCCATTAAAGCAGGTGAAGCGAACTTGGTGATTGCAGGTGGTGTGGAAAGCATGAGCCGTGCACCCTATGTGATGGGTAAGTCTGACAGCGCTTTTGGCCGTAACCAGAAGATCGAAGACACCACCATGGGCTGGCGTTTCATTAATTCTAAACTTAAAGAATTGTATGGTGTAGACACCATGCCCCAGACTGCCGAAAACGTGGCTGAACAGTTTAACGTCAATCGTGCAGATCAGGACCAGTTTGCCTTGGTGAGCCAACAACGCACCGCAAGCGCGCAAGCCAAAGGCTTTTTTTCTAAAGAAATCGTGGCAGTTGAAATCCCTCAGCGTAAGGGTGATGCTGTTGTGATTGATACCGATGAACACCCACGTGCATCAACTACCCTTGAAGGTTTAAGCAAACTTAAACCTGTGGTCAAAGCAGATGGCACCGTCACTGCGGGAAATGCTTCAGGCATTAACGATGGTGCAGCAGCTTTATTGATTGCTTCTGATGAAGCTGTTCAAGCTTACAACTTAAAACCACGTGCCAAGATCATTGCTTCAACAGCTGTGGGTGTAGAACCACGCATTATGGGTTTTGCTCCGGCACCAGCGATTAAAAAATTACTGAAACAAGCCAACCTGACTTTAGATCAGATGGATGTGATTGAGCTGAATGAAGCCTTTGCTGCACAGGCTTTGGCAGTGACCCGTGATTTAGGTTTACCAGACGATAGCAATAAAGTAAATCCAAACGGTGGTGCAATTGCATTGGGTCATCCACTTGGTGCATCAGGTGCACGCCTAGTCACCACAGCCTTAAACCAGCTTGAGCAAAAAAATGGTCGTTATGCCTTATGTTCAATGTGTATTGGTGTAGGCCAAGGAATTGCACTCATTATTGAACGTGTTGAAGCACTTTAA
- the pcaD gene encoding 3-oxoadipate enol-lactonase, which yields MPSFQSADAQINYQTFGEPSSPALVFSNSLGTNYGMWQKQFNELKDQFFVICYDTRGHGSSSTPDGPYTVEQLAEDVVRLLDHLNITKAAFCGISMGGLTGQWLAIHYPDRFSHVVVANTAAKIGQEQAWLDRAKLVREQGLQPIAATAASRWFTDPFIQSHPSIVNNLCNDLSAGSAMGYANCCEALAKADVREQLKDIKVPVLVIAGTQDPVTTVADGQFMQQRIPQAKLAEIDASHISNVEQPEAFNKILKDFLVN from the coding sequence ATGCCATCTTTTCAATCTGCCGATGCACAAATTAATTATCAAACCTTTGGTGAGCCATCTTCCCCTGCTCTGGTGTTTTCCAATTCTTTAGGCACCAATTATGGTATGTGGCAAAAACAGTTTAATGAATTGAAAGATCAGTTTTTTGTAATCTGCTATGACACACGTGGTCACGGTTCATCATCCACACCTGACGGCCCATACACTGTAGAGCAATTAGCTGAAGATGTTGTCCGTTTACTTGATCACCTAAATATTACTAAAGCTGCTTTTTGTGGTATTTCAATGGGCGGTTTAACTGGGCAATGGCTTGCAATTCACTACCCTGACCGCTTTAGTCATGTTGTTGTGGCAAATACTGCCGCTAAAATTGGGCAAGAACAGGCATGGCTTGATCGTGCAAAATTAGTGCGTGAACAAGGTTTACAACCGATCGCAGCTACAGCAGCTTCGCGATGGTTTACAGATCCCTTTATCCAAAGTCATCCTTCAATTGTCAACAACCTGTGTAACGACTTAAGTGCTGGCAGCGCAATGGGTTATGCCAATTGTTGTGAGGCTTTGGCTAAAGCGGATGTCCGTGAGCAGTTAAAAGATATTAAAGTTCCAGTATTAGTAATTGCTGGAACTCAAGACCCTGTAACTACCGTTGCAGATGGCCAATTTATGCAGCAACGCATTCCACAAGCAAAACTTGCAGAAATAGATGCGTCTCATATTTCCAATGTAGAGCAACCAGAAGCTTTTAATAAAATCTTAAAGGATTTTTTAGTGAACTAA
- the catB gene encoding muconate/chloromuconate family cycloisomerase, with product MYRTIETILVDIPTIRPHQLSVTTMRTQTLVLVKITTTDGIVGWGEATTIGGLNYGEESPESVKANIDTYFAPLLASVKDLNVAQTLKLIRKNINGNRFAKCAIQTALLDIQAKRLGVPLSEVLGGRLRDSLPVLWTLASGDTEKDIAEARKMIELKRHNTFKLKIGSRPLQHDVDHVIAIKKALGADISVRVDVNRAWSELECIQGIQQLQDGGIDLIEQPCAIQNTEALARLTRRFDVAIMADEALTGPDSAYRIAKSHGADVFAVKIEQSGGLIEACEVAKIAGLAGIDLYGGTMLEGPVGSMASAHAFATFETLAFGTELFGPLLLTEEILKEPLRYENFELHLPTAPGLGIEIDEDKVEKLRR from the coding sequence ATGTATAGAACCATAGAAACCATACTTGTGGATATTCCAACTATCCGTCCTCACCAACTGTCTGTGACTACCATGCGTACTCAGACTTTGGTGCTCGTTAAAATTACGACCACGGATGGTATTGTCGGTTGGGGTGAAGCGACCACCATTGGTGGACTGAACTATGGTGAAGAAAGTCCTGAAAGTGTCAAAGCCAATATTGATACTTACTTTGCACCATTACTCGCATCAGTTAAAGATTTAAATGTCGCACAAACACTAAAACTGATTCGTAAGAATATTAATGGTAACCGTTTCGCGAAATGTGCCATTCAAACTGCGCTGCTTGATATTCAAGCAAAACGACTAGGTGTACCGTTAAGTGAAGTTTTAGGTGGCCGTCTGCGTGATAGTTTACCTGTACTTTGGACGCTCGCATCTGGCGACACAGAAAAAGATATTGCTGAAGCTCGCAAAATGATTGAGTTAAAACGTCATAACACGTTCAAACTCAAAATCGGCTCACGTCCTTTGCAACACGATGTTGATCATGTGATTGCAATTAAAAAAGCATTAGGTGCAGATATTAGTGTACGTGTTGACGTAAATCGTGCATGGTCAGAGTTGGAATGTATTCAAGGTATTCAACAGCTACAAGATGGCGGAATTGATTTAATTGAACAGCCTTGCGCTATTCAAAATACTGAAGCACTTGCTCGTTTAACGCGTCGTTTTGATGTCGCAATTATGGCAGATGAAGCTTTAACTGGCCCTGACAGCGCATATCGTATTGCAAAAAGTCATGGTGCAGATGTATTTGCGGTGAAGATTGAACAATCAGGTGGTCTGATCGAAGCATGTGAAGTTGCCAAGATTGCAGGTTTGGCTGGAATCGATCTTTATGGCGGTACCATGCTTGAAGGCCCTGTAGGTAGCATGGCTTCTGCTCATGCGTTTGCAACCTTTGAAACACTAGCGTTTGGTACTGAATTATTTGGTCCATTATTACTTACCGAAGAAATTTTGAAAGAACCACTACGCTACGAAAACTTTGAATTGCACTTGCCAACAGCTCCAGGCTTAGGCATTGAAATTGATGAAGATAAAGTTGAAAAGTTACGTCGTTAA
- a CDS encoding TorF family putative porin, with the protein MRKILGIASLIISTGVVHAEQLNEQEKISPYSANVTFASQYISRGFQQTWGKPALQIGLDYTNPNGLFVGTWASNVSSNYLRDASVEWDFYTGYIKTFDKFSAGMTVFYYYYPGAESTPETGSTSYNYGEIVPQIGYGPLTLKYYITYTPDYAGYNSDTMGGPAGKRSRGTTYLDLTFTQPINETWTFGAHYGYEKIKNFSEANFQDMKVELIKDLGDGWTTGLAYTKAWDKDGFYKKYSNGEPDAPISNPIDSTFTVSVKKVF; encoded by the coding sequence ATGAGAAAAATTTTAGGGATAGCTTCTCTCATTATATCTACCGGTGTTGTACATGCTGAACAATTAAATGAACAAGAAAAAATTTCTCCATACAGTGCTAATGTCACCTTCGCAAGTCAATATATATCACGTGGTTTTCAACAAACTTGGGGCAAGCCGGCATTACAAATAGGTCTCGATTATACCAATCCAAATGGATTATTTGTGGGAACTTGGGCATCGAATGTAAGTTCTAACTATTTGCGAGATGCTTCAGTTGAGTGGGATTTCTATACAGGTTATATCAAAACTTTCGATAAGTTTTCGGCCGGAATGACGGTTTTTTATTACTACTATCCGGGAGCTGAAAGCACGCCTGAAACGGGGAGTACCAGTTATAACTATGGCGAAATTGTACCTCAAATTGGTTATGGACCTTTGACTCTTAAATATTATATTACCTATACCCCAGATTATGCAGGCTATAACTCCGATACGATGGGTGGCCCAGCAGGTAAGCGTTCACGAGGAACAACTTATTTAGATCTAACTTTTACTCAGCCTATCAATGAGACTTGGACTTTTGGCGCTCACTATGGATATGAAAAAATTAAAAATTTCTCGGAAGCTAATTTTCAGGATATGAAAGTCGAGCTGATTAAAGATTTAGGTGATGGCTGGACTACTGGCTTAGCCTATACCAAAGCTTGGGATAAAGATGGGTTCTATAAGAAGTATAGTAATGGTGAACCCGATGCACCCATTTCAAACCCGATTGATTCGACATTTACTGTCTCAGTTAAAAAAGTGTTCTAA
- the ilvD gene encoding IlvD/Edd family dehydratase, with amino-acid sequence MNNKQVLRSAAWFGTTDKNGFMYRSWMKNQGIPDHEFQGKPIIGICNTWSELTPCNAHFRKIAEHVKKGILEAGGYPVEFPVFSNGESNLRPTAMFTRNLASMDVEEAIRGNPIDGVVLLTGCDKTTPALLMGAASCDIPAIVVTGGPMLNGKHKGKDIGAGTIVWQMHEELKAGKIDLNEFLSAESGMSRSAGTCNTMGTASTMACMAEALGTSLPHNAAIPAVDSRRYVLAHLSGMRIVDMVHEDLRLSKILTKEAFENAIKVNAAIGGSTNAVIHLKAIAGRIGVDLQLDDWNRVGRGMPTIVDLQPSGRFLMEEFYYSGGLPAVIRRMGEANLLPHPQALTVNGQGIWENCQQSPIYNDEVIRKIDNPIRQDGGMCILRGNLAPKGAVLKPSAATPELMKHRGRAVVFENFDDYKTRINDPDLDVDETCILVMKNAGPKGYPGMAEVGNMGLPPKILAKGITDMVRISDARMSGTAYGTVVLHVAPEAMAGGPLAVVQNGDFIELDAYEGKLHLEVSDEELKQRLENLAPPAPPSFIGGYRKLYVEHVLQADEGCDFDFLVGCRGSEVPRHSH; translated from the coding sequence ATGAATAACAAACAAGTTCTTCGTTCGGCTGCCTGGTTTGGTACAACGGATAAAAATGGCTTTATGTATCGTAGTTGGATGAAGAACCAAGGAATTCCAGATCATGAGTTTCAAGGCAAACCGATTATTGGGATTTGTAATACGTGGTCTGAACTCACACCATGCAATGCCCATTTTCGAAAAATTGCCGAACATGTAAAAAAAGGGATTTTAGAGGCTGGCGGCTACCCTGTTGAGTTTCCTGTGTTTTCAAATGGTGAGTCGAATTTACGTCCTACTGCCATGTTTACCCGTAACTTGGCCAGTATGGATGTAGAAGAAGCTATCCGTGGTAACCCTATTGATGGTGTGGTGTTACTAACAGGTTGTGACAAAACTACACCTGCATTATTAATGGGTGCAGCAAGCTGTGATATTCCTGCCATTGTAGTAACTGGTGGGCCAATGCTGAATGGTAAGCACAAAGGTAAAGATATTGGTGCTGGTACCATCGTGTGGCAAATGCATGAAGAGTTAAAAGCAGGCAAAATCGATTTAAATGAATTTCTTTCTGCCGAATCTGGTATGTCACGCTCAGCGGGTACATGTAATACCATGGGCACTGCTTCTACCATGGCGTGTATGGCAGAAGCCTTAGGCACTTCTTTACCACACAACGCAGCCATTCCAGCAGTAGATTCTCGTCGTTATGTGTTAGCTCATCTTTCTGGCATGCGTATTGTTGACATGGTTCACGAAGATTTACGTCTTTCTAAAATCTTAACCAAAGAAGCTTTCGAAAATGCCATTAAAGTCAATGCCGCTATTGGTGGTTCAACCAATGCCGTGATTCATTTAAAGGCCATTGCTGGACGTATTGGGGTTGATTTACAACTCGATGACTGGAACCGTGTCGGCCGAGGCATGCCAACGATTGTTGACTTGCAGCCTTCGGGTCGTTTTCTCATGGAAGAGTTCTATTATAGCGGTGGTTTGCCGGCTGTAATCCGTCGTATGGGCGAAGCCAATCTCTTACCACATCCACAAGCTTTAACCGTAAATGGTCAAGGCATTTGGGAAAATTGCCAACAGTCACCTATTTATAATGATGAAGTGATTCGGAAAATAGATAATCCAATTCGCCAAGATGGCGGCATGTGTATTTTACGCGGTAATTTAGCGCCTAAAGGTGCGGTGCTTAAACCTTCTGCTGCAACACCTGAACTGATGAAACACCGTGGTCGTGCAGTCGTATTTGAAAACTTTGACGATTATAAAACCCGCATTAATGATCCAGACCTGGATGTCGATGAAACTTGTATTCTAGTCATGAAAAATGCAGGCCCTAAAGGCTATCCGGGCATGGCAGAAGTTGGAAATATGGGGTTGCCACCAAAGATTTTAGCTAAAGGAATTACCGACATGGTCCGTATTTCCGATGCACGGATGAGCGGTACAGCGTATGGCACCGTGGTTTTACATGTTGCCCCTGAAGCTATGGCTGGTGGGCCTTTAGCCGTAGTTCAAAATGGTGACTTTATCGAACTCGATGCCTATGAAGGAAAACTTCATCTGGAAGTGAGTGATGAAGAACTTAAGCAACGTCTTGAGAATTTGGCACCTCCAGCACCGCCAAGTTTTATTGGCGGCTACCGCAAACTCTATGTAGAACATGTTCTACAAGCAGATGAAGGCTGTGATTTTGATTTCTTGGTCGGTTGCCGAGGCTCAGAAGTTCCACGTCATTCCCATTAA
- the catM gene encoding LysR family transcriptional regulator has product MELRHLRYFVTVVEEQSLTKAAEKLFIAQPPLTRQIKKLEEELGIDLFVKGSRPLKVTEAGLFFYQHAVQILTHTAQAASMAKKMKLVENVVKVGYVSSLLYGRLPQVIYLFRQKNPDIHVELIECGTRDQVEALKLGKIDLGFGRLPISDPAIKRLLLRKEKLKLAIHKKHPLSEFQESGIYLSQIINETIFSYPTTPKPNFSTTIQALFTKLGLVPAKFTEVREIHMALGLVASGEGICIIPESACDIGMKNLTYLNILDLEAYSPISLSMRNMDQSSYIPKILDCIEEIYSQEEVSRNLNL; this is encoded by the coding sequence ATGGAATTAAGACATCTACGTTATTTTGTTACCGTTGTGGAAGAACAAAGTCTCACAAAAGCGGCTGAGAAGCTTTTTATTGCCCAGCCACCACTCACACGACAAATTAAAAAACTAGAAGAAGAATTAGGTATTGATTTGTTTGTGAAAGGCTCACGCCCATTAAAAGTGACAGAGGCAGGGTTGTTTTTTTACCAACATGCTGTTCAGATTTTAACGCATACGGCTCAAGCTGCTTCGATGGCTAAAAAAATGAAGCTGGTCGAGAATGTCGTTAAAGTTGGCTATGTGAGTTCGCTTCTTTATGGGCGATTACCGCAGGTCATTTATCTATTTAGACAAAAAAATCCTGACATTCATGTCGAGCTTATTGAATGTGGTACACGAGATCAGGTCGAGGCTCTAAAGTTAGGTAAAATTGATTTAGGTTTTGGTCGATTGCCGATTAGTGATCCTGCCATTAAGAGACTTTTACTTCGAAAAGAAAAATTAAAACTGGCGATTCATAAAAAACATCCATTAAGTGAGTTCCAAGAATCAGGAATTTATTTATCTCAAATTATCAATGAGACAATTTTTTCTTATCCAACTACACCTAAGCCGAATTTTTCGACCACTATTCAAGCTTTGTTTACCAAATTAGGTCTTGTTCCTGCCAAATTTACTGAAGTCCGCGAAATTCATATGGCACTTGGCTTAGTGGCATCTGGAGAGGGTATTTGTATTATTCCCGAAAGTGCCTGCGATATTGGAATGAAGAATCTAACTTATTTAAATATCTTGGACTTAGAAGCTTATAGTCCTATTTCTCTATCTATGCGTAATATGGACCAAAGTTCTTACATTCCTAAAATCTTAGACTGCATTGAAGAGATCTATAGCCAAGAAGAAGTGTCTAGAAATTTAAATTTATAA